GTATTTGGGTGAAACAGCCTTGTAAAGTGTGGTTAAATTAGCAGTTGATTTAAGAAAGCAACGAGACCAGATGCCGTGATGCGAGGTGAGGAACTCCAGCTTCAAGAGTCGCGGATGTTGGAGGAAGAGTCGCGGATGTTGGAGGAAGAGTGCATCCCGGCCAGCCGAGGCGAGGCGAGGCGAGGCAAGCGAGCCGAGCTCACTGTGGTGATCATGAGGATGCCATTTCCAGCTCTTAGCAACAGAGGGAACAAAAGCTCTAGGGAAGGGACGCTGGAAAAGACAATTTAGCAACATGATGGATGCCTTCTAGAAAGAATTTCTTCTTTATGAGCCCTGAGCATTGCAATAGGGCTCAGCTCCAGGAAGAGGTTGGTTGCTTTTCATAAAATTTTGTTTGTATGTAAAATTTCTGGTTCATCATAAAAATTACGCCAAAAAGGGAAAGATTTgggttttcattaaaaaaataaaaattaaaaacaattaaaagcGAAAACTTGGCATAAATACACTCTTAAGTAAGATGATAGCCGTCCCCCCACAGAGGAAGCTAAGGAGAACCATCACTCCAACCCCGAGTTCCATGGCCACCTCCCGCCAATTGCTTAATGCAAGTTTGATGAGCAGATGCGGCTCTGGCTTTGGAAGTCACAGTACTGGCGGGTGTTTGTGCCAGAGGGATGGTGCTTGTGAAATTTGGGTGTGATATCACCTGGCCCTTTCTTAAAgcgctgtgtgtatgtgtacgtgtgtgtgtgtgtgtctctgtttgCATTTGGGGACATCAACTGCAGATTGATTTGATCCAATTTTCTCTTGCaccatacacatataaaacattaCAACTCTATAAAAGTACAAGTGCAACTTGTACATCTGAAGTTTGCAGGAACTATGTGAGCAAATCCTATCAAAATAGCTATCTCATATGTATAAACAGCATTTGtttttagaaaaacaatatcatAAACTGCAGAATctgtacaaaaatataaaataaatttgggCAGCAGTTTTCTAAACAGCCATGTAAATGCAACACTTACGAGGAGTACTTAATGCCTCTAAAAAGGCTGATTTGCCGGGTCAACCTATACAGGGCGAAAATGCCAGGAAAGGTACTGAGATtatctaaataatatatatatatatattttttcttttttacctctTGCATTAAAACTTAtagaaaaaatagacaaatatgCACATGCAATTTACAGCTTTTCCAACTTAATCCTTGTGCTTCACTCGAACTGTTTGTTTGTCATTCAACATTAGCAACATTGTCTTCAAATGGACTCTTTCCTATACCAGGGTAGTAGgtctctgaggaaccactcaaaaAAAGCATATTAAAAGTGGTCATACTTGGATGAAGGCACTCCAACTCTGCTCAAAGCAAAAACTAGTGTGATCCTtttgtaaaattttctttttttctctgaaaaagGCAGGCAAGGGTGCATGCACAGTGCGGAGAATTGTCAGGGTTGTGGGGAGACGCTCGCAGTGTCTGGGCGGGCATGGCGGTGGGGTCAGGTCGCGCAGTCTCCGGGTCTTAGGACCCAACGAGCACCTCCATGATGTGGTCCAGTTCTGTGAGGTCCATTTTGAAAGGCTGACTCGGGGTGACGGGCTGACTGCTATAAGGAGCCAGAGTCTTGAGGAGGTCATCGGCCGACACAGGGGCCATTTTTGAGGCTGCCCCCGACGCAGATGTGCAGGGGTCAAAATCATACATGGACGTGTCAATGTCAGCAAACAGGATGTCGTCCAGGGTCAAGTCTGTCAGGAAACCCGTGGACGTTGTTATTTCAAAATTCCCAGGCAGAGAGTCCATCAGTTTTGAGTCATCCGTGCGGCCCTCCTGGGGCCCCTCGGGTTTCTGGATGCTGGACTCACTGGAGGTCCCTTTCAAGCTGTCAGTCGCTGCCACGGTGGCCTCTGTGGAGGTAGATGTGGGACAGAGCTCCTCGATCTCGTCCAAGGCAGAGGAGAAGCTGTCCTTCTCCGGCGGGAGGGCTGGAGGGGAGAGTCTGGTAGGAGCTGCGGGCTGCACAGCCTGCGAAGTGCAAAAAGTGTCATCGTCGTCCTCCAGCAGGGAGGCCGGGGTGAGGCAGGCCTCCAGGGGTGTAGTGCTTCCGAGGTCGCAGGGAAGGGCGGGAGGGGGTGCAAGGTGGCTGAAGGCAGGCGGGGCCTCTCGGTAGCTGTCGCTCAGGGAGTCGCTGGGCTGGGAGGAGGGGGTGAACCCGGGCCTCAGGCTGCCTTCCTGCTTGAGTTCCTCCTGGATCCGCCTCAACATGTTGTTAATTAAAACGGTCTTTTGCAAGCTGGGCTCTGTCAGGGGCCTGTGGTTATAGAGTTTCATAAGGGAAATGTTGAAGATAGTCTGGCGCTGTAAGGTGTAAGACACCTTGGATGGACCGTCGGAGGGAGACACGATTTTGCCTTCCAGCCCATCTTCATGCTCATCAAACTTCCGTTTTCCTCCTTTACCCAACATATATCTGCAAAGGAGAAAGGCAGGAAATGGCATGAATCACACAAAGGCTAATctccaccattaaaaaaaaaaaaaaaggttctgaCTTAGACGTCAGAATTTGGACTTTAGTTTCTTGCCTGGGTGATTTAGAAGAGCAGATAGATTAATTGAGGGAAGACCTTtcagaaagagagaaaattgggaaaTCTACCCTCATATGCCTGCAGAGCAGTTTTTAACACTAGGTAGTCTGGCGAATGTATTTCTTGAGAAATGTGTACGACACAGACAAGTTAGGAGTTACCATGGAAACTGTGATTTTTGACTTTCTCAGCTCATGTGCTTGCGTTCGCATGCCTAACATTATCATGCAGGTTCAATTTCCTTCCCCAAATGGATTTATTTTTAAAGCTCAAGAAAACACTTACAACACTATGACCTAAACAGATATAGGTGTCATAAATTATAGCTTCAACGCATCTTGaacgattaaaaaaaaaaaaaaagttagagaaGGAGGAAGGTGTACAATTTTGGTAGAACTGTGTGTGCTTTCAAAATGCCTTTTCCTTCCTCATTATGCATCAGAGCCTTCCTGCCTGTTGGGTGACATGTGGTGAAACACTTGGCCTGTGTTAAATGACCACAGAGACGGAGCGGCCGCTGCTTTACACTCTAGAATCAAGTGGAGAATCCAAGTTTCTCCTTGGCTCAGTTTCACTGCACAAGGTCATGTCTGAATGCAACTGCATTAATTTTAAAGTAATCTGCTCTGATTATAGGTACTGCTGTTTGGATACTTGAGACATTTCATAAGGAAATACCTACTGTGATTCTACAGATACATATGTACTTCAAATGAACAAGGTCCCGTGTTAGGCCTTGCAATTTGATAATGGGTTGAATTTTAAAACTCCTTGCTGAGTCCTGGCCTTCAGTTGGTTGTTGCCTTCTACACAGTGACCCTTCCAACTCTGTGGTTACGCTGTCATTACCTCTTTTCAcaccctccaccatcagagaaccATCTCAAATCCAGCAGCCTGTGCCTCAGATCTCACTTCCAACCATTCAATCAAGAAAGTCATCCCTCTGTTGTCCGGACCCAGATGCCTGGTCTAACTAAGCCAGACCCTGGCATGTTCCTTCTCTTGGTGCATGGCACTCACACCTGGACCCTATGAATCCTTTCTGAACATGACATCTGTGAGCGTCATATCCAGGCAACTATTTTGTAGGTACCTAGTTTTTCTTCTATTCGTTACTTACCTTTTACTGAATTACTTCAGCTGGCTGAAGTTGCCTAGTTCTAGCTCACTCCACCTCTACGCTGTCTCAGGCACTCTGCCAGGCCCTGCGTGGAGCCCCATGAGAGCAAAGGCTGGTCTCCAAGAGGCTTTCTCCTCCTACGACTCATCAGCATCTTGAATTCCAAGTCTCATCCTAAAGGAATAAGGCTAATGGGATACTGACACTTCACAAAACTTCTTTCCAATACTTGCTTAAAAGATGGCCATGCTGTCCCCTGAGGCACACATACAGGAGACGGTGCCTGGCACACAATCCCAAGTGTGGTGACTGACTTCCAATGCCCCAGTCACCAGGAGATAACGACAACTGCAACCTATCAACATCAGTATCGGCTTGAGATCTGTTAATGCTTACAAAGAATGTGAAGGTACTTGTACAAAAGATTTCCCCTCATTCTGTAAGCATtaacaaaatggctgtcaatcacTAGGACCAAAAAGACCAAAGATCCATCCTGTAATTAACTGTTCTCTGAGACAAGGAAGGTGCAATAGTAAGAACTGGCTTATCTAACACTTCATATGACAGAGTTCCTATCATTCAGTGTTAAAAGTCTCATTTGTGTATCTGCTTTGCATAGGCCATTTCCTATCTAAAGTATCTGTGCTCATTTAAATTTGAGGGTGAATCAGAGTGGAGGTGGTTTCATTTCACTTTGCACAACAGTTTCTACTTTATACATCAGAACTGTTAccaggttggggatatagcttagtggtagagtgcctgcctagcatatatggggccctggattcgatcccccggactgcaaaaattaaaaaaaaaagaaaagtgttaTCAGACATCTGAGTTTtgaaacacatagttgtattcaCAATTATACTATTTGTGTATTTGTATACCCTTACAATTTGAACATTTAAATACTtgcttaaaaacaacaacaacaacaacaacacctcACTTTTGCCAAATAGCTTCTGGGTGCATTTAATTCACACATAAAGTTACTATCGGATCCATGTTACATTATAATGTTATCAAGCCAGTAcacttaaatatatatgtaagtaCATAAATACACACATGCACCATCTAAAACAGTGTTTGTCAAAGTGTGGCCCACAGATGGGACCCATACGAACTGTCATCAGTTTGCAATGAGGTAAGTGGAGATatagttttatttataaacttttaCAGTAAACTTAACAAAGTAATTGTATGTTTGCACATCTAATTTTAAAACAGGAGCTTTTACCTTTTACATCTTTCTGTTTTTACTTCACTTTTCAAGTAgttatttttattatgttttactAAAGTCCATGAAGGATTGAGAGGAAAAAGCAAGATGGTCCATCACCACAGAAAAGTCTGGAGAAGCACTGTCCTCAAATGTAAACccaaataaaactaaaaacaaattagTAAACAGAATGccactttaaatttttatcagTTTTGGAGGAAAGGCGGGTATAAACTTTTCTTTACCCATCAATGTAGAACTATTTAAAGACTTTTTACCATAATAAACAACAGTACTTTTTCAATAATGCATTTTCCTAGAAATAATTACTGAACTTACTGCACTCGAATATTTAAGAAGCAAACAGGCCACTCAATACTTAAAGATCTGAGGTGGCACTCTCAGAGAGATTCCCGTTGGTTTCCAGTAGGGAAAATCCAGCTGATCAGAGCCCTGTGACAATCCTAATGATTTAGGAGAAGCCTGAAAAGACATCTGTGATACTGCCTGAACCAGGAGGGTGGAGGGCCCTGGTTAGCAACACTTGGTGAGCAGGAACAGATACACAAATTGAAGCCCGGGTGCTCTTGGAATGTGTAAATGAGGACCCCTGATAAGAGTGTGTCTCTGAGCAGGTCTGTCTTCATTTCTCTGCTGTGTGGAGAGGCAGGGCCGGCTTCACACACCCACTAAAATTGCAAAATGCACACCATCCTGATTTTTAATCCTAATTCTAAATCCTTAAGAAAGGAATACAAATGCAATACGATCAAAATCTAttccacatttttatttaaaaagaaagctgTCCCTAGGTTTGCTTCAGACGCCACAGCAACATTCCAATTAGCTTGGTCAGGAGCGGCCTCCAACTCCTGAAGGGGAAGGGCAGTGAGAACTCCCCTTCTCAGGACTCTGTAACCACCACCTCCTTAAGCAGGGCACAGTTTAAAGAAGAAAAGACAAGACATGCCCTCAAGAACCAGAGGGCAGGAAGCCAGACGCGTGGGCCCCTCCAGGCCTCTCTGGGCCTGGCTCAGGCTGGCCATGGCCAGGGTCGCCAGTTCCTCAGAAGCCTCTTTCTCCTCAGGCTTTCTGAGAAAATAACAATAGTTCTTTAAGCGCAGTTGGAGAGGCACGTGACCTTTCAAAAGGCCTCACTAGGCAGCAGCTTGCAGATGCAGCAGTAGCAGGAGCTCATTAAGGGCTTCCAGGGAACACTGCGGAAGGGGGCTCCCCTCGGCTGGCTGTGCAGTTCATGGGCCTGGAGTTCACCGGGAGGACCGGCTGGTGACTTGCTTGCTTCCAGGCCACCCCAGGGATCTGTCACCCACTCTATCTCCTCTCCTTCTGCTTGTGAAGACCAAAGTCCAAACCCTGTGTCTTCTACCCAGTTTTTCAGACAAAGCCCCCAAAGACCCAGAGCTTTTGGGGTGGGGCAGAGATCCCTCCATATGGAGAAATCAGGCAAGTGCTCCCTCCCTCTTCTGCTACCCAAAGGGGACTCAAAACTAAGCCCAGCCACTTTTTTATTGAATTTTCACTGATTCTTACTACCAGGTTGGAGATGTGGAACACCCTCCCCTCCCCAGGGAACTTGTTAGAAACAAATTCTtaacttttctgtatttttacagattttttgtggtgctgggaaaggAACCCCAGACCTGGCACATGCTACGCTTAAGTGCtctctctaccactgggctacacccgCCGCTccatctgtattttttaaaacaaactttAGCATATACTGcagcaaactaaatttaaaagatAAGGAACAAAACTCACTAGtagcaaaataaatgaaaactccCAGGAAGATTAGTTTTGAATAGAACTCTCTGTACACCAGGCCTGGCCTTCAATGGAGCAGCCTTTCATTAGGAAGGACCCTACCCTCAAAAGCTCCAGACTGCTGGGGCACAAGCTAAAAAGTAACAAATGTCACTAGGAGTTTCCCCGGGCAGACAAAGGGCCAGAGGAC
Above is a genomic segment from Callospermophilus lateralis isolate mCalLat2 chromosome 14, mCalLat2.hap1, whole genome shotgun sequence containing:
- the Sertad2 gene encoding SERTA domain-containing protein 2, with translation MLGKGGKRKFDEHEDGLEGKIVSPSDGPSKVSYTLQRQTIFNISLMKLYNHRPLTEPSLQKTVLINNMLRRIQEELKQEGSLRPGFTPSSQPSDSLSDSYREAPPAFSHLAPPPALPCDLGSTTPLEACLTPASLLEDDDDTFCTSQAVQPAAPTRLSPPALPPEKDSFSSALDEIEELCPTSTSTEATVAATDSLKGTSSESSIQKPEGPQEGRTDDSKLMDSLPGNFEITTSTGFLTDLTLDDILFADIDTSMYDFDPCTSASGAASKMAPVSADDLLKTLAPYSSQPVTPSQPFKMDLTELDHIMEVLVGS